Proteins from a single region of Chryseobacterium scophthalmum:
- a CDS encoding aminotransferase-like domain-containing protein, producing MQNFKYQKFTSVIEEQIKSGALTLGDRLPSVREIKEKYQLSITSVQNGYDYLVMKGWVENRPRSGFFVTIKANENIPEDLPKLSPTIRNSEFDEKVKLTSKSGKSFEKISFNTAAPTDLLVPQKLILRKMQEVIRKKGALILRYYPVNGSEILRNQIASRATKFGCKINSEQLIITDGALQALYIALASVTQPADVVAVESPCVFSVLEVISNLKLKIIEIPVHYKNGFDIDYLKDAVTENNIRAVVVTPNFHNPTGILISDETKKELVSIAENNEIPIIENDIYGDIYFDGERPSTIGNFDKEGWVMTYSSFSKTLAPGIRLGWLNTGRFFEQAERIKFSLGRSVAPIFQELMIQLLNENSYDRHLRFFRKQLEIQCVELLNALRLYFPKECYFHRPQGGYSIWGRLPKDINMPDFYKFCENQKIAFTPGDTFSYTDAYSHHFRIIFADRITPESILRLKIIGEKVQSILDK from the coding sequence ATGCAGAATTTTAAATACCAGAAATTTACTTCGGTCATCGAGGAACAGATTAAAAGTGGAGCTCTTACTTTGGGCGATCGGTTACCTTCTGTAAGGGAAATTAAAGAAAAATATCAACTGAGCATTACTTCCGTGCAAAATGGTTATGATTATCTTGTTATGAAAGGTTGGGTTGAAAATCGACCTCGCTCAGGATTTTTTGTTACGATAAAAGCAAATGAAAATATTCCTGAAGATTTACCAAAACTTTCACCGACTATACGAAATTCGGAGTTTGATGAAAAGGTAAAACTCACTTCAAAGTCAGGTAAGTCTTTTGAAAAAATTTCATTTAATACTGCTGCACCGACAGATTTACTTGTTCCTCAAAAATTGATCTTAAGAAAAATGCAGGAAGTAATTCGGAAAAAAGGAGCATTAATTCTCAGATATTATCCTGTAAACGGTTCAGAAATTTTAAGAAATCAAATTGCTTCACGAGCGACAAAATTTGGCTGTAAAATAAATTCAGAACAGCTAATTATTACAGATGGTGCATTGCAGGCGCTTTATATTGCGTTGGCTTCAGTAACTCAACCTGCTGATGTGGTTGCTGTAGAAAGTCCGTGTGTTTTCTCTGTTTTGGAGGTAATTTCAAATTTAAAACTGAAGATAATTGAAATTCCAGTTCATTATAAAAACGGTTTTGATATAGATTATCTAAAAGATGCTGTAACTGAAAATAATATTCGTGCTGTTGTTGTAACCCCAAATTTTCATAATCCCACAGGAATTTTAATATCAGACGAAACAAAGAAAGAACTTGTTTCGATTGCGGAAAATAATGAGATTCCGATTATTGAAAATGATATTTATGGTGACATTTATTTTGATGGAGAAAGACCTTCAACAATTGGTAATTTTGATAAAGAGGGTTGGGTAATGACCTATTCATCATTTTCAAAAACTTTAGCACCAGGAATTCGTCTGGGATGGCTGAATACGGGTCGGTTTTTTGAGCAGGCTGAAAGAATAAAGTTTTCTTTGGGAAGGTCTGTAGCGCCTATTTTTCAGGAATTAATGATACAATTGTTAAACGAAAATTCTTATGACCGACATCTTCGTTTTTTTCGAAAACAATTAGAAATTCAATGCGTAGAACTTCTTAATGCATTACGATTATACTTTCCAAAAGAATGTTATTTTCACAGACCTCAAGGCGGTTACAGCATTTGGGGAAGACTTCCTAAAGACATAAATATGCCAGATTTCTATAAATTTTGTGAAAATCAAAAAATCGCTTTTACACCCGGAGATACATTTTCGTACACTGATGCATACAGCCATCATTTCAGAATTATATTCGCCGATAGAATCACTCCTGAAAGTATTCTGAGACTGAAAATAATTGGAGAAAAAGTACAAAGTATTTTAGATAAATAA
- a CDS encoding murein L,D-transpeptidase catalytic domain-containing protein, which produces MKIFYLIFLGIIFSSCQNESKKVADNTVSENEKTSEIIKPELDLIKTNKKAEEALAFCKSKKMNTNFCILIDMSLHSGLNRFIIWDFKGQKILNKYLVGHGCGNNNWSSDESKENPEFSNEDGSHLSALGKYKLGERGRSDWGIHVKYLMHGLEETNNNALKRFIVFHSWELMSDEEIYPKGSPEGWGCPTISNNAMKELDPIIQNSEKPLLMWIYNE; this is translated from the coding sequence GTGAAAATTTTTTATTTAATTTTCTTAGGTATCATTTTTTCGTCTTGTCAAAATGAATCTAAAAAGGTTGCCGACAATACTGTTTCTGAAAATGAAAAAACCAGTGAAATTATAAAACCTGAATTAGATTTAATCAAAACAAACAAGAAAGCGGAAGAAGCTCTCGCATTTTGCAAAAGCAAAAAAATGAATACTAATTTCTGTATTTTGATTGATATGAGTCTGCATTCCGGATTGAACCGTTTTATAATCTGGGATTTTAAGGGACAAAAAATTTTAAATAAATATTTGGTAGGTCATGGCTGTGGAAACAATAATTGGAGCAGCGATGAATCAAAAGAAAATCCCGAATTCAGTAACGAAGACGGAAGTCATCTTTCGGCTTTGGGGAAATATAAATTAGGAGAAAGAGGAAGAAGTGACTGGGGAATTCATGTAAAATATTTGATGCACGGTTTAGAAGAAACAAATAACAATGCGCTGAAAAGATTCATTGTTTTTCATTCCTGGGAATTGATGAGCGATGAAGAAATTTATCCAAAAGGTTCTCCGGAAGGATGGGGTTGTCCTACGATTTCCAATAATGCGATGAAAGAATTAGACCCGATTATTCAAAACTCTGAAAAACCTTTGCTGATGTGGATTTATAATGAATGA